Genomic DNA from Vreelandella subglaciescola:
TCGACGACGGTGCCTACGGCCTTGACGGCTGGAATCTGGTGGACTCCAGCGAGGCGGGCATGCTCTCCGAGCTGAAAGCACGCACGCCCAATGAGAAGTGGATGGTGTTTCTCGGCTGGGAACCGCACCCGATGAATAGCAACTTCGACATGGCCTATCTGGCCGATGCCGATGACTACTTCGGTCCGGATCTTGGCGGCGCCACGGTATATACCAATACGCGCGGCGGCTACGTTGAGGAATGCGCCAACGTGGGGCAGCTCCTGAACAACCTGACGTTTACCCTGGAAATGGAAAACGAGCTGATGGCCGACATCATGGATGACGGCCAGAAGCCCCGCGAAGCGGCCCGCGCCTACCTTCAGGAGAATGACGACATTCTGGATGAATGGCTTGACGGCGTGACGACGCGTGACGGCGAGCCGGGCGCGCCCGCTGTACGTGCCGCGCTGAACTAAACCAAACCGTGACAGCGTTTTAGGCAAAGGCAGGCCAAAGGCTTGTCTTTACCGCTAAACACAGGCATAATCTTGCCCCGCTGATGAGGAAAAGGCTACGTAGCTCAGTTGGTTAGAGCACATCACTCATAATGATGGGGTCCCCTGTTCGAATCAGGGCGTAGCCACCACGGCGTAGTATATGTAGAATTAGTATTTGTAAGCGTAGTATCCGCAAGCTTCGGCTTGCCGCGATGGTGGCCCCTTAGGTCCTCCCGCAACGCTAAACTGCAAACCCCGCCAGGCCCGGAAGGGAGCAACGGTAGTGGTGGATGCGTGTGCCGGGATGTGGCTTTTGGGGCCGCCTCCATTTTAGACCCTTCCGTTTTACCCCTTCGCTATTTCAGCCCTCCGTTTCGTACGTATACCTGCTCTGTATCCGGCATTTAGTGCCGTTTTTTCGTGTCAGAATTCTCGCGACAGAATCTTTAGCAACGGCTCGGTCACTTATTCGAGCGCGGCCGCTGCAACCGCGGCGAAGTCCGTCTCGAGCTCCTCGGCGGCGGTGGCTAGCGCCTCGCCACCTTCTTCCCTGTAGGGTTCATAGACGTAGGTGGGCAGTTTGTACGACAAGGTCGCGGTGCCATCGGGCGCTTCGGTGACGTACATGCGGATCGGCGCCTCGATCATCGCTGCCGTGGATACCTGCAGGATCCGAACGGCGTAGTCGTTGTTGAACAGGCCGATGACCCGGTTGCCGGGTATTTCGATACCACGATCAGCCGCCGCCTGGGTCGGGCCGGCTTCGGTGACGACCCCGAGCTCGCTGTTTTCGGCGGCCGCCTTCACGTCATCAACTAACTCCTGATATAGCTTGTCGCTGTCGTGAACGGCCCAACCATCCTGCGGGCCGACGGTGGGGATAGTGTCTTGCGCGGAGGCAGACGCTGTCGCGAGAAGCGCGCAGCCGAGAAGGCCAGCGGAAATCAACTTGTGCATTGCATGCTCCCGAAGTGGTGTTGGATCAACATAGTGAAAAGGTAGGCACTCGAAAACCAGCGTGCTGTCTTTTGTTGGTTCTCAAGGAGACATTAGTGACCCTGTCGTGGCATGACTCGACTTTGCACGATGCGTATCTATATTCTTCACCCCCTTTCATACATACAGCCTTGGGCATGCCGTGACTGCTTCGTTTACCTATAATTCTGACCTCATTGGGGGCGCGCTGATGGTACGCGAAAGCCGCATCATTGCCGGTCTGATGCTTGACGGTACCGATGATGCCACTTGGCATCAGACCATCATGGTGGACAATTGCCTGCAGAAAAACCGTCCAGCCACTGCTAAGCGTATGGCGCAGGCGATTCGCAAACGTCTCGAGCGGTTAGAACCGCCGTTCTGGCAGGCACTTCAAGAGGGTGATGCCTTACTCGCGACGCAGGTTTCTTTTTGTGCGGCGATGGCGCGTAACCTGCTGTTGGTCGAGTTTTTAGAGACGGTGGTGGCCGATGCCTTCGCGACCCGAGCGGAACGGCTGGAGGCGTATTGGTGGGATGACTTTCTTGCCGAGCGTGCTTTCCGTGACCCGGCGATAGCGAATTGGGCAGCGTCTTCTCAACGAAAGATGGGCCAGGTTGTATTCCGGATGCTGACTGAAGTCGGCGTGCTGGAAAACACCCGCAGCCGCCGGCTGTGCTCACTTTTGTTGCAACCCGATGTAGAGAGGTTGCTGGAAAGCCATGGCATGGTGCGGCTACAAAATTGCCTGGGCGCCTTGCGGTTTCGTTAGCGCATCCAGGGCGTCGGCAAATCTATACGTTAAGCGGCGTAATGGCATAGATGACGCAGCGGCGAAGTATCGCAATGACGGTGGGTAGCACGTAAGATCATCATCATCTAAACAAGAATGACAGTCGCAAGGTGAGACCATATGTCACTAGCTCCACAGGGCCCAGCTCGCCGCGAAGACCCCCACCTGCAGGATCGCCTCAATCAGATCGCCGAGAAGATCACCAGCCCGACATTTCTCTCTGGGGAAGGACTGGGTAATGAGATCGGCTTCTGGATTTTTGAGTATCCCCCCGAGCACGAACTCCAGGTGCGTGAATACCTGACTTTTCTAGAAGGGGTGCTGGCGCGTCAGTACGGTGAGTTAACCGTGGATCGCGTCAATTTATTGCGCGTGCTGCGTGATTATCTTAGTGAACGCGGCTTTCTTGATAAAGCGATTGCCCTGCAGCAGCATAAGGGCGATGCGGCACTGAACAAAGCGCTGCGCGGCCCGCTACACATGGATAAGTTTGCGCCCTTCATGATCCGCCATGCGCTGTCGCACGACCCCGACATCATTTTGCTGTCCGGCGTCGGCAGCGTCTGGCCGGTCATGCGCGCGCATAGCTTGCTCAACGCACTACACGGGCTACTTGGCCATAAGCCGCTGGTGCTTTTTTATCCCGGCCGTTATGACGGTCAGACGCTAACTCTGTTCAACCAGATCGCCAGTAATAATTACTATCGCGCCTTTGCGCTGGTGCCCTGAAGGGCAATAATATCGCGGCCCGCCTCGTTGTAACTCATCATGGCTTATGGCCTTACCACCTCCGCTACAGCCTGAACTCAACCAGTAAGGCGCTGTCCGTTAAGGAATTCATTGAGCATGCGTATCCAGACTCTTTTCCAGAAACCCTTGCATCGCTCCATTAACGGCGTGGTCAAAGCCGATCAGCGCGATGACGCCACGATATATCAAGAGCTCGACGAGTACGTTGTGACCAACGAGCTGGAAAAGCACTTTAGTGCCTTTTTTGACTCCTACGCCACGCCGCTCAGCGATCCTTCCATCGCCAACCGCGTGGGAGTGTGGGTCTCGGGCTTCTTTGGCTCGGGTAAGTCGCACTTTCTTAAAGCGCTTTCCTACCTGCTGGCCAACATCGAAGCCCATGACGATGCCGGTAACGTTTACCAAGCAGCGGATTTCTTTGACGAGGGCAAGCTGCACGATGCCATGATCCGGGCCGACATCGCCAAAGCGATACAAGAGCCAGCGGACGTCATCCTGTTCAACATCGACAGCAAAGCCAGCTCTAACGATGACGGCAACCCGATCCTCAGCGTCTTCCTGCGGGTGTTTAACGAGTCGCAAGGCTTTAGCGGTGATCATCCGCATATTGCCCACATGGAGCGTCACCTGGCCCAGCGCGGCGTTTATGCCCGCTTTTGCGAGGCGTTCCAAACGGCCAGCGGCATGGTGTGGAAGGAGGAGCGCGACGGTTACCAGTTCTACCAGGATGACATTGAGCAGGCGGTCAGTCAGGCGCTGGACCTCTCGCCCGACGCTGCCCATAAGTGGTTTGAGGAGTCCGAAGAGGCCTTTAGCGTGTCGGTAGAAAACTTCTGCCATTGGGTCAAAGACTATTTGGATGAGCAATCACCCACGCAGCGCATTGTCTTCATGGTCGATGAAGTAGGCCAGTTCATCGGCAGCAATACCCGATTGATGCTAACGCTGCAAACGTTGACCGAAAACCTGGGTACCATCTGCGGCGGTCGGGCCTGGATTGTGGTCACCTCTCAGGCCGATATGGACGCCGTGCTGGGTGAGATGACGGCGACCAAAGCCAATGACTTCTCCAAGATTGCCGGGCGCTTTAAAACGCGCTTGTCGCTTTCTAGCTCTAACTCTGACGAGGTGATCCGCAAGCGGCTGTTGGCCAAGACGCCAGAGGCGCGTGATGAGCTCGGGGACGTATTCGACGCCAAGGGCGCGATTCTGCGCAACCAGCTTACCTTTGACAGTACCGGCCCTACGCTGCAAAACGTGGACGATGCAGAAAGCTTCATTGCCAACTATCCCTTCGTGCCTTACCACTTTCAGCTGGTGCAGAAGGTCTTCGAGGAAATTCGCAAGGTCGGGGCGACCGGCGCGCACCTGGCTTACGGCGAGCGTTCGATGCTCGATGCGTTCCAGATGGCGGCCAAAGCGGTAGGCGACGATGACGTCGGTGCGCTGGTGCCCATGTATCGTTTTTATAGCTCGGTGGAAGGTTTTCTGGATACCACCGTCAAGCGCACGATCGACCAGGCAGACGGGAATCCCGCGCTGAATGCCTTCGATGTAGAGATCTTGCGCACCCTGTTTATGATCCGCTACGTCGATCTGGTCAAGGGCACTCTCGACAACTTGGTGACGCTCTCCATCACCCGCATCGACGATGATCGGCTGGCCATTCGAGAGCGCCTGGAAGGCACCCTGGTACGGCTAGAAAAGGAAAGTCTGGTCATTCGCAACGGCGAGGAGTACCTGTTCCTCACCAACGAAGAGCGCGATATCACGCGCCAGATCAAGGCCACCGACATTACCGGTAGCGATGAAAACAAGGAGTTGGCGAGTCTGATCTTCAGAGACTTGCTGCGCGACCGCAACAAATATCGCTACCCGCTGAACAAGAGTGACTACAGCATCGGCCGCTATCTGGACGGCCATACCCTCGACGGCCGTTATCAGGCCCAGCTGCGCGTCGAGGTGGTGTCCCCGCTGGATATTGATTATCTCCAGCACTACGGATCTCAAGCCGGTGAGGCGGGGTGCATCTACAAAAGTAGCGAAAACCACGGCCAAGTGTTGCTCAAATTAACTGATGACAACGCCTTCTTTGCCGATTTGCGCACCTTCCTGAAGACGGAAAAGTTCATCCGCCTTAATGCCGCCTCCGGCGATAGCAGCGTTGAGCGTATTCTGGCCGACCGTGGCCGCGAGAATCAGGAGCGCAAAAAACGCCTGCGCGTGTGGCTGGAAGAGATGCTGCTCGACGCCGACGTTTATGCACTGGGGCATAAGCTCGATATTAACCGTCGCCAGCTGAATACCCGGCTGGATGAGGCCTGCCAATATTTGCTGGAAAATACCTACGGCAAGCTTGGCTATCTCAAAACGCTGACGTCTGACCCAATGCGCGAGCTGCTGGCGGTGCTAACCGCCGATGATATTGGCCAGCTGGGCATCGCGCTGGACGGCGAGGAAGGTAACCCTCAGGCAGTGCATGAGGTCGAGCAGTACATCAGCCTGCATGGCGGTGAACCGGTAGCGCTTAACCCGCTGCTTGAGCGCTTCAGCGGGCGTCCTTTTGGCTGGCCGCCCGAAGAGACACTGTTGATTTTGGGCCGCTTAGCCGCGGTAGGGCGACTGACCTTCCACACCGCCGGCCCCGCGCTGTCGGGCAAGGACGCTTTTGATCTGCTCAATAACGCCCGGCGTCGTAGCGAAGTTCGGTTGCAGAAAAAGCGCCAGACCGACGATGCGGTGCTGCGCCAGGTGCGTAACCTCACCAAAGAGCTATTTAGCCAGCTTGGCCCCAACGGGGAAAAGGAGCTTTACGACTTTTACGTCACTCAGTTCGGCCAGTGGCGAAATCACCTGGGAGCCTACAAAAGTAAAACCGATGTGGGGCACTTTCCTGGGCGCAAAACCATCGAAAACACGCTGAAAGAGGTCGATCGATTACTACGCATTGACGACAGCTTCGATTTCTTCAAGGAGGTCGTCGCCTGCAAAGAGGCGCTGTTGGACCTTGAAGAAGACTACCGCGACCTGCACGAGTTTTTTACCCGGCAGCTCACCACCTGGCAGCAGCTGGGTCATGCGCTGACGCGGTTTCAGCCTAACCGTTCTGCGCTAGAGAAATCACCGGAGGCGCACAAGGCGCTGGCCGAACTGGACAGTATCTATGCCGATGAGGCGCCCTACGCCAAGCTGCCCCGGGTTGCCGTGTTGATCGAAACGATTGATGGCGTCAACGGCCAGCTGCTCGAGCAAAAGCGCGAGCATGCTATGGGGTTAATCGACAAGCGTATCGCCAGCCTCAGCGCAGAAATCGTCAAGAGTGGCATCGGCACGCCAGAGCTGAGCAACCAGCTGCTGCGCCCGCTGCAGCTGCTCAAAGACGATATCGCCACGGTTATGGGCGTGGCGCAGATTTATTTGCTGCAGGGCGAAACCGCTGCCGAGCGCGAACAGGACAGCCTCGATCGGCTTTATCGGGCTCAGCAGGACGAAGCCGAACGCCAGCGCGCGGTCGCCAAAGCGGCTAACAGCGGTAGCGGACAAAAGGCCCCGGCCACAACGGACAACGCTAGCGGCGGTCATCAAGGCACTGATGCCACAGGGCCGAGCCCCACCAGCGTCGTCGATGAAGTGCGCGAGCCCCATCCGCCAGTGGCGCCGCCCAAGCCGGTCGTCAACGTCAGCGTCAGCCAGGTGCTCAGCCGCACGCACAGCGGTGTTTATCTGGAAAGCCAGCAAGAGGTGGATGCCTTTATCGACA
This window encodes:
- a CDS encoding DUF1788 domain-containing protein — protein: MSLAPQGPARREDPHLQDRLNQIAEKITSPTFLSGEGLGNEIGFWIFEYPPEHELQVREYLTFLEGVLARQYGELTVDRVNLLRVLRDYLSERGFLDKAIALQQHKGDAALNKALRGPLHMDKFAPFMIRHALSHDPDIILLSGVGSVWPVMRAHSLLNALHGLLGHKPLVLFYPGRYDGQTLTLFNQIASNNYYRAFALVP
- a CDS encoding DUF1819 family protein, with the protein product MVRESRIIAGLMLDGTDDATWHQTIMVDNCLQKNRPATAKRMAQAIRKRLERLEPPFWQALQEGDALLATQVSFCAAMARNLLLVEFLETVVADAFATRAERLEAYWWDDFLAERAFRDPAIANWAASSQRKMGQVVFRMLTEVGVLENTRSRRLCSLLLQPDVERLLESHGMVRLQNCLGALRFR
- the brxC gene encoding BREX system P-loop protein BrxC, with the protein product MRIQTLFQKPLHRSINGVVKADQRDDATIYQELDEYVVTNELEKHFSAFFDSYATPLSDPSIANRVGVWVSGFFGSGKSHFLKALSYLLANIEAHDDAGNVYQAADFFDEGKLHDAMIRADIAKAIQEPADVILFNIDSKASSNDDGNPILSVFLRVFNESQGFSGDHPHIAHMERHLAQRGVYARFCEAFQTASGMVWKEERDGYQFYQDDIEQAVSQALDLSPDAAHKWFEESEEAFSVSVENFCHWVKDYLDEQSPTQRIVFMVDEVGQFIGSNTRLMLTLQTLTENLGTICGGRAWIVVTSQADMDAVLGEMTATKANDFSKIAGRFKTRLSLSSSNSDEVIRKRLLAKTPEARDELGDVFDAKGAILRNQLTFDSTGPTLQNVDDAESFIANYPFVPYHFQLVQKVFEEIRKVGATGAHLAYGERSMLDAFQMAAKAVGDDDVGALVPMYRFYSSVEGFLDTTVKRTIDQADGNPALNAFDVEILRTLFMIRYVDLVKGTLDNLVTLSITRIDDDRLAIRERLEGTLVRLEKESLVIRNGEEYLFLTNEERDITRQIKATDITGSDENKELASLIFRDLLRDRNKYRYPLNKSDYSIGRYLDGHTLDGRYQAQLRVEVVSPLDIDYLQHYGSQAGEAGCIYKSSENHGQVLLKLTDDNAFFADLRTFLKTEKFIRLNAASGDSSVERILADRGRENQERKKRLRVWLEEMLLDADVYALGHKLDINRRQLNTRLDEACQYLLENTYGKLGYLKTLTSDPMRELLAVLTADDIGQLGIALDGEEGNPQAVHEVEQYISLHGGEPVALNPLLERFSGRPFGWPPEETLLILGRLAAVGRLTFHTAGPALSGKDAFDLLNNARRRSEVRLQKKRQTDDAVLRQVRNLTKELFSQLGPNGEKELYDFYVTQFGQWRNHLGAYKSKTDVGHFPGRKTIENTLKEVDRLLRIDDSFDFFKEVVACKEALLDLEEDYRDLHEFFTRQLTTWQQLGHALTRFQPNRSALEKSPEAHKALAELDSIYADEAPYAKLPRVAVLIETIDGVNGQLLEQKREHAMGLIDKRIASLSAEIVKSGIGTPELSNQLLRPLQLLKDDIATVMGVAQIYLLQGETAAEREQDSLDRLYRAQQDEAERQRAVAKAANSGSGQKAPATTDNASGGHQGTDATGPSPTSVVDEVREPHPPVAPPKPVVNVSVSQVLSRTHSGVYLESQQEVDAFIDKLKDELDDAIAAHKRIRVR
- a CDS encoding DUF302 domain-containing protein, which gives rise to MHKLISAGLLGCALLATASASAQDTIPTVGPQDGWAVHDSDKLYQELVDDVKAAAENSELGVVTEAGPTQAAADRGIEIPGNRVIGLFNNDYAVRILQVSTAAMIEAPIRMYVTEAPDGTATLSYKLPTYVYEPYREEGGEALATAAEELETDFAAVAAAALE